GTTGCCTTGTTGCTATCTGCGCCGCGTTTAGTGCAGGCGATGATTGTCATCGGATTTTTCTTTGTCTTTGCGCTCGAACTCACCGTCAAAGACATCGCCACCAGATGGGCGGGAATTGAACGGATCGTCCTGGCGATCAAACGGTCCCTGGCCCTGAAAGCCCTGACCGCCGCCGAACCCGGCGCCCATGCTCCGCACTTTCACTTTGCTCATCAGCTGTTTGGCCAGCATGGCGCGCGGCCCCGGTAACAGTACCAGCATCCCCAGCGCATCGGTCATAAAGCCCGGGGTCAGCAACAACACGCCGGAAACCGCCAGCATCACACCTTCAACAATCTGCTGGGCTGGCAGCTCGCCTTGCTGCAGGCGCTGCTGCACCGACATCAGGGTGGCGATCCCCTGGCTGCGGACCAGAGACGCCCCGACAATTGCGGTGATCAGTACCAGTGCGATGGTCGGCCATAGCCCCAGAAATCCCCCCACCTGAACAAACAGGGCAATCTCAATAATCGGTACAACAATAAACAGAAACAATAAAACAGGAAACACGAGTCACCCCTTGTGGTTGGTGTCTGTGGCATCAGATCGTCTGCACATGTCTCCATGTGGCTTTCTTCCAGTGCCTTCTCTCCCTTTTATAGTGGGAGGGATACGGTTGCGAGTCAAAGGGCAAAGTGTAGCAAATGTTAACGGCCCCTCAGAAATCCAGACAAAATATCCGGGAAATTGATGGGCTGATGAAACCAAACGCTGAACAACTCGGTCTGAGAGAGTATAGTGATCAGCAACGCGGATCGGTTACTGTCATCACCGTGCCGATCCCATCATTCTGCTGAATCGACATGCTTTCAATTTCCAGGGAGCCCCGGACGCTGAGCCAGATATCATGATGAACAGACATAAACCTTTTCGACTTTCCCGCTTTCAGGCTGTGGTTGCGCTCACTAGTCTGCTACTTTTGAGCCTTAGCAGCTTACCACTACGGGCAGAATTTAACTTACCGGGCCTGTCGAGCAGTTCGACCAACCAATTTGTCACGGTTGACGAAGCCTTCCCGTTTAACTTCAGCCAGCAGGGCGATGTCGTCTACCTCGACTGGCAGGTCAAACCCGGCTACTACCTCTACCAGCACCAGCTGTCGGTCACCTCGGACACCGCCCGGCTCGGGACACTCAGTATTCCAAGCGGCAAGCCTTATCACGACGAATTCTTCGGCGAAGTCAACATTTACACCGAACCACTGACCGTCACCGTCCCGCTGCTCGATGCCAGCGATAGCGCCACCCTGACCGTGCGCTACCAGGGCTGTGCCGAAGCCGGCTTCTGTTATCCGCCGGAAGTGCGTCAGGTGCCACTCTC
Above is a window of Photobacterium sp. TY1-4 DNA encoding:
- a CDS encoding FxsA family protein, with amino-acid sequence MFPVLLFLFIVVPIIEIALFVQVGGFLGLWPTIALVLITAIVGASLVRSQGIATLMSVQQRLQQGELPAQQIVEGVMLAVSGVLLLTPGFMTDALGMLVLLPGPRAMLAKQLMSKVKVRSMGAGFGGGQGFQGQGPFDRQDDPFNSRPSGGDVFDGEFERKDKEKSDDNHRLH